CGCTCGCCAACCGCGATGACATGGCCGTACATATCGGCGAGGATCTGGATCTCTACGTGACGAGGCTGCCGCAGCGCACGTTCCAAGATCAGGGTGTCAGAACCAAACGCGGACAATGCTTCTCGGCGCGCAGTGCTCAGTGCATCTGGTAACTCCGTCGCCGACGTGACTAGCCGCATTCCCTTGCCCCCGCCGCCGGCGGCGGCTTTCACCATCAGCGGGAATCCTATGTATTGCGCCTCGCGAATGAGTCGCTCGTCAGTCTGCTCCAGTCCTTGGTATCCGGGCAGCAGCGGAACCCCACCATCGGCCATCAACCGCTTTGCCGCGGCCTTGTTCCCCATGATGCGAATCGTGTCAGGCAACGGCCCGATGAACACGAGTTCGGCGTCCGAACAGGCCTGGGCGAAATCGGCATTCTCCGATAGGAATCCGTAGCCAGGATGTACTGCTGTGGCTTTCGATTGTCTGGCCGCGTCAATCAAGCGACCGATGTCGAGGTAGGACTCTCGAGCCGGAGCCCTGCCTATCCGTACCGCCTCGTCAGCTAATCGCACATGGGGGGCCGCGGCGTCGGCGTCCGAGTACACGGCCACTGTGCGGTAACCCATGGCGGTGGCCGTGCGTATGACGCGAACCGCGATCTCGCCACGGTTGGCCACGAGGATGGTGTCAAGACTCATGCGTTCTCCTCTGCAGGACGGGTCGCGCATGTGGCTGCGCTGACGGCCCGCACTGGATGATCTGAATCTGCTTCATGGCCCGCCGCCCAAGCGGGCCGACGGTGCTCTAGGAAGGCGGCAACCCCCTCCTTGGCTTCAGCCGCAACCATCGCAGCGGCAAACTGCTTCGCCGAATGGTCCAATAGATCCGCCAACGGCAGCCGTGCTGAGGCGTTGACGAGTGCCTTGGTGGCCGCGTTGGCACGCGGTGCACAGCGGCGAACTCGTCCGAGTGTCCTGTCGATGGCGGCATCGAGGGCGCAAGAATCGTCGACGACCTCGTCGACAAGACCCGCCGCGGCGGCGGCCGCGGCGTCGAGCCGGGATGCCGTCAACATCAGGCGTCTGGCGGTATGACGGCCCACGCGCGCGGCGACAAACGGGGCAATCTGTGCTGGGAGGAGACCCAACGTCGTCTCAGTCAGCGAGAACGTGCTATCAGCCGTTGCGATCACGACGTCGGCAATCGCCGCCAGTCCCACTCCCCCACCCCTCGCTGCGCCGTCGACCGCGGCGATCACCGGAAGTGGCAGCGCATCGAGGCAACTGAGTAGCGCTCCATAGCGGCGGTTGGCTGCCGCTATGGAATCCGCTGCAGTGTCCGCGCTTTGGTAGTCGTGGCTAAACGTCTTGATGTTGCCCCCCGCGCTGAACACGCCTCCGGCCCCGCGCAGCACCAGCCCTCGGTAGTATCCCTGCCTAGCTACGACGTGTGCACAGATCTGCTCGATGTCTTCAAGAATGCTGTCTGACAGCGCATTTCGATTTGTTGGATCATTCAAGGTGACGAAGAGCGAGCCGGCGCGGACGGTCACCAACACGTCGGTCATCTCGTTCAGCTCCATCATGTGCCCTCCCTTACATTCGGGCTACGGCAAAGGTCACCGGTTTCAGGTCGAGCTGGTCTGCCTCCGCGGCAGTCGCCAGCATGAATGCCAGCACGCGGCGAGTGTCGCGCGGATCGACAACGCCGTCGTCGAGCCCGCGACCAGAGGTGTAGAACGCATCGGATTGTCGTTCCAGTACATCGGTGATAATCCGGTCGTTGCGGGCGATGGCCTCGGACGCCAACGTCTCGCCCTTGCGCTGAGCCGCTGCCTCCGCGACGATCCGCATCGTCATGGCCGCTTGACTGGAACCCATCAATCCGATTCGCGCGTTAGGCCAGCTGAACAGAAACCGAGGGTTGAAGCCGCGACCGCACATTCCGTAGTTCCCGGCTCCGTAGCTGGCACCGACCATGAACGTGAACTGTGGAACCGGAGCGGTGGACACGGCTTGGATCATCTTGGAGCCGTGCTTGATCATTCCTCCGCGCTCGGTTGCCGTCCCCACCATGTAGCCGGTGGTGTTCTGTAGATACGTAATCGGAGTGCCGATCTGAGCGCAGTGCTGGATGAAGTGTGCGGCCTTGGTGGCCCCGCTGTTGTCAATCGGACCGTTGTTGCCGACGAACGCCACCGGATGGCCATGAACTTCGGCCTCGATGCAGACCGTCTGTGCGCCGTAGCGTGGCTTGAAGTCGCTCAGCTGGGAGCCGTCGACGATCCGGGCGATAACCTCCCGCACGTCGTAGGAGGTGCGGTAGTCGACCGGGACAACCCCAGCGATCTCATCCGGGTCATAGACCGGCTCGGCGAAGCCGGTCAGGGAGGGTCGCAGATTGGTCCGACCCCAACCCAACCTGCCGACTACTTGACGGCACAGCCGGATCGCATCGTTGTCATCCTCGGCGAGGAACTCCACCGACCCCGACACGTCGGCGTGCATTTGTGCACCACCAAGATCCTCGTCGGTGGCAACCTCTCCGGTAGCCGCCTTCAACAGCGGTGGTCCGGCCAAGAACATCTTGGCGCACCCTCGAACGGCAATCACCACGTCGGACAGGCCAGGCATGTACGCCCCACCAGCCGTGGATGATCCGTGTAACACCGTGATGACCGGGATCCCCGCGGCGGACAGTCGCGCGAGCCCGGCGAACAACTGCCCGCCGCTGACGAAGTTCTCCACTCGGTAGGCGGGGATGTTGGCGCCGGCACTTTCGACAAGGTGCACGAACGGCATTCGGTTAGTGAATGCAATCGATTGGGCGCGTGCGATCTTCGCGCTGCCAGCGTTATTGAACGCGCCAGCGTTGATCCCGCTGTCGGTTACGACGACTACACAACGGGCATCCGAGATGAACCCGATTCCCACCAATTGGTTCCCCCCGGGTACGGAGGCATCCCGGTCGGCATCTTCGCCGCTGTCGGTCATCCCGAAACCGATGAGGTTCTGCAATTCAAGAAACGGCGCGCCCGGGTCCAGAACACGGGCCAACCGCTCGCGCGGCAACAGTTGGCCGCGGCGAGCGAAACGGTCCGTCGAGCGCTCTGAAGCCTGTCGGGCCCGATTTTCCAAATCGCGTAGCTGCCGAACCAGCGCCAGCATTGCCTCTCGGTTACCTACGAAACCGTCGCTCGCCGTGTCGATTCGGCTGCGGAACAAGGCCACCGGCTAGCACCCCGCGCTTCCGGGTTGGGACGCCGCAGCAGTTTGGTGATCGCGCCATGCAGCAATGAGGTCGGCGCATTGCGCGGGAGTCGCGAAGTAGAGCGCGATTTCGTCAGCGCCAGCGTCGCGGAAGGATTGCAAAGTCTGTACACAATCGTCGATCGAGCCGACCAATGCACAATCACGCAACCATGAATCCGGCACCAGGTCACCAGCCTCCTGGAACTTCGTGCGGTCACGGCTGATGCGGTCGGTCGAACTCAACTCTGCGCCGCTTTGGAATGCTGAATGGCCGACGATACGGTCCATGAGCGCCGTGTCCCAG
The sequence above is drawn from the Mycobacterium marseillense genome and encodes:
- a CDS encoding enoyl-CoA hydratase/isomerase family protein; this translates as MMELNEMTDVLVTVRAGSLFVTLNDPTNRNALSDSILEDIEQICAHVVARQGYYRGLVLRGAGGVFSAGGNIKTFSHDYQSADTAADSIAAANRRYGALLSCLDALPLPVIAAVDGAARGGGVGLAAIADVVIATADSTFSLTETTLGLLPAQIAPFVAARVGRHTARRLMLTASRLDAAAAAAAGLVDEVVDDSCALDAAIDRTLGRVRRCAPRANAATKALVNASARLPLADLLDHSAKQFAAAMVAAEAKEGVAAFLEHRRPAWAAGHEADSDHPVRAVSAATCATRPAEENA
- a CDS encoding acyl-CoA carboxylase subunit beta, encoding MALFRSRIDTASDGFVGNREAMLALVRQLRDLENRARQASERSTDRFARRGQLLPRERLARVLDPGAPFLELQNLIGFGMTDSGEDADRDASVPGGNQLVGIGFISDARCVVVVTDSGINAGAFNNAGSAKIARAQSIAFTNRMPFVHLVESAGANIPAYRVENFVSGGQLFAGLARLSAAGIPVITVLHGSSTAGGAYMPGLSDVVIAVRGCAKMFLAGPPLLKAATGEVATDEDLGGAQMHADVSGSVEFLAEDDNDAIRLCRQVVGRLGWGRTNLRPSLTGFAEPVYDPDEIAGVVPVDYRTSYDVREVIARIVDGSQLSDFKPRYGAQTVCIEAEVHGHPVAFVGNNGPIDNSGATKAAHFIQHCAQIGTPITYLQNTTGYMVGTATERGGMIKHGSKMIQAVSTAPVPQFTFMVGASYGAGNYGMCGRGFNPRFLFSWPNARIGLMGSSQAAMTMRIVAEAAAQRKGETLASEAIARNDRIITDVLERQSDAFYTSGRGLDDGVVDPRDTRRVLAFMLATAAEADQLDLKPVTFAVARM